A region from the Zonotrichia albicollis isolate bZonAlb1 chromosome 17, bZonAlb1.hap1, whole genome shotgun sequence genome encodes:
- the SAMD10 gene encoding sterile alpha motif domain-containing protein 10 isoform X1 → MRGGRDGAALVTAVPSAHAHPSSRRDAAGPAIPLLRLHHPQLAGTTRASLLEHTVSAENLSYRLQRAAGSSLTWHDGRSQRPDGPGRTVKLLRQPGTEGSQVRGCDHYGIYHTSPTLGSLVKPVVLWTQQDVCKWLKKHCPHNYLIYVEAFSHHAITGRALLRLNGEKLQRMGIALEAQRQELLQQVLQLQVREEVRNLQLLSQDCTNTVNRAPLGWAVHRRYET, encoded by the exons ATGAGgggaggcagggatggagccgCACTCGTGACAGCGGTGCCGAGCGCTCACGCGCATCCCTCCTCCCGCCGAGATGCAGCAGGGCCGGCCATCCCTCTGCTGCGTCTCCACCATCCGCAGCTCGCAGGGACCACCCGAGCCAG CCTCCTGGAGCACACGGTGTCGGCCGAGAACCTGAGCTACCGCCTGCAGCGCGCCGCGGGCAGCAGCCTCACCTGGCACGACGGCCGCAGCCAGCGCCCCGACGGCCCCGGGCGCACCGTCAAActcctgcggcagccgggcacCGAGGGCTCGCAG GTCCGTGGCTGTGACCACTATGGCATCTACCACACCAGCCCCACGTTGGGCAGCCTGGTCAAGCCAGTGGTGCTGTGGACCCAGCAGGATGTGTGCAAATGGCTGAAGAAGCACTGCCCACACAATTATCTCATCTACGTCGAGGCGTTCTCCCACCACGCCATCACAG GCCGGGCGCTGCTGCGGCTGAacggggagaagctgcagcgcATGGGGATCGCGCTGGAGGCACAGCgccaggagctcctgcagcaggtcctgcagctccaggtgcgCGAGGAGGTGCGGaacctgcagctgctcagccaAG ATTGCACCAACACTGTGAACCGAGCTCCGCTGGGATGGGCTGTGCATCGCCGATACGAGACCTGA
- the SAMD10 gene encoding sterile alpha motif domain-containing protein 10 isoform X2 has product MQQGRPSLCCVSTIRSSQGPPEPAAAAASAHFSFCRSLLEHTVSAENLSYRLQRAAGSSLTWHDGRSQRPDGPGRTVKLLRQPGTEGSQVRGCDHYGIYHTSPTLGSLVKPVVLWTQQDVCKWLKKHCPHNYLIYVEAFSHHAITGRALLRLNGEKLQRMGIALEAQRQELLQQVLQLQVREEVRNLQLLSQDCTNTVNRAPLGWAVHRRYET; this is encoded by the exons ATGCAGCAGGGCCGGCCATCCCTCTGCTGCGTCTCCACCATCCGCAGCTCGCAGGGACCACCCGAGCCAG ccGCCGCTGCCGCCTCTGCTCACTTCAGCTTCTGCCGCAGCCTCCTGGAGCACACGGTGTCGGCCGAGAACCTGAGCTACCGCCTGCAGCGCGCCGCGGGCAGCAGCCTCACCTGGCACGACGGCCGCAGCCAGCGCCCCGACGGCCCCGGGCGCACCGTCAAActcctgcggcagccgggcacCGAGGGCTCGCAG GTCCGTGGCTGTGACCACTATGGCATCTACCACACCAGCCCCACGTTGGGCAGCCTGGTCAAGCCAGTGGTGCTGTGGACCCAGCAGGATGTGTGCAAATGGCTGAAGAAGCACTGCCCACACAATTATCTCATCTACGTCGAGGCGTTCTCCCACCACGCCATCACAG GCCGGGCGCTGCTGCGGCTGAacggggagaagctgcagcgcATGGGGATCGCGCTGGAGGCACAGCgccaggagctcctgcagcaggtcctgcagctccaggtgcgCGAGGAGGTGCGGaacctgcagctgctcagccaAG ATTGCACCAACACTGTGAACCGAGCTCCGCTGGGATGGGCTGTGCATCGCCGATACGAGACCTGA
- the SAMD10 gene encoding sterile alpha motif domain-containing protein 10 isoform X3: protein MRGGRDGAALVTAVPSAHAHPSSRRDAAGPAIPLLRLHHPQLAGTTRASLLEHTVSAENLSYRLQRAAGSSLTWHDGRSQRPDGPGRTVKLLRQPGTEGSQVRGCDHYGIYHTSPTLGSLVKPVVLWTQQDVCKWLKKHCPHNYLIYVEAFSHHAITGRALLRLNGEKLQRMGIALEAQRQELLQQVLQLQVREEVRNLQLLSQASFGNVS from the exons ATGAGgggaggcagggatggagccgCACTCGTGACAGCGGTGCCGAGCGCTCACGCGCATCCCTCCTCCCGCCGAGATGCAGCAGGGCCGGCCATCCCTCTGCTGCGTCTCCACCATCCGCAGCTCGCAGGGACCACCCGAGCCAG CCTCCTGGAGCACACGGTGTCGGCCGAGAACCTGAGCTACCGCCTGCAGCGCGCCGCGGGCAGCAGCCTCACCTGGCACGACGGCCGCAGCCAGCGCCCCGACGGCCCCGGGCGCACCGTCAAActcctgcggcagccgggcacCGAGGGCTCGCAG GTCCGTGGCTGTGACCACTATGGCATCTACCACACCAGCCCCACGTTGGGCAGCCTGGTCAAGCCAGTGGTGCTGTGGACCCAGCAGGATGTGTGCAAATGGCTGAAGAAGCACTGCCCACACAATTATCTCATCTACGTCGAGGCGTTCTCCCACCACGCCATCACAG GCCGGGCGCTGCTGCGGCTGAacggggagaagctgcagcgcATGGGGATCGCGCTGGAGGCACAGCgccaggagctcctgcagcaggtcctgcagctccaggtgcgCGAGGAGGTGCGGaacctgcagctgctcagccaAG CTTCTTTTGGAAATGTCTCCTAG
- the SAMD10 gene encoding sterile alpha motif domain-containing protein 10 isoform X4 → MQQGRPSLCCVSTIRSSQGPPEPAAAAASAHFSFCRSLLEHTVSAENLSYRLQRAAGSSLTWHDGRSQRPDGPGRTVKLLRQPGTEGSQVRGCDHYGIYHTSPTLGSLVKPVVLWTQQDVCKWLKKHCPHNYLIYVEAFSHHAITGRALLRLNGEKLQRMGIALEAQRQELLQQVLQLQVREEVRNLQLLSQASFGNVS, encoded by the exons ATGCAGCAGGGCCGGCCATCCCTCTGCTGCGTCTCCACCATCCGCAGCTCGCAGGGACCACCCGAGCCAG ccGCCGCTGCCGCCTCTGCTCACTTCAGCTTCTGCCGCAGCCTCCTGGAGCACACGGTGTCGGCCGAGAACCTGAGCTACCGCCTGCAGCGCGCCGCGGGCAGCAGCCTCACCTGGCACGACGGCCGCAGCCAGCGCCCCGACGGCCCCGGGCGCACCGTCAAActcctgcggcagccgggcacCGAGGGCTCGCAG GTCCGTGGCTGTGACCACTATGGCATCTACCACACCAGCCCCACGTTGGGCAGCCTGGTCAAGCCAGTGGTGCTGTGGACCCAGCAGGATGTGTGCAAATGGCTGAAGAAGCACTGCCCACACAATTATCTCATCTACGTCGAGGCGTTCTCCCACCACGCCATCACAG GCCGGGCGCTGCTGCGGCTGAacggggagaagctgcagcgcATGGGGATCGCGCTGGAGGCACAGCgccaggagctcctgcagcaggtcctgcagctccaggtgcgCGAGGAGGTGCGGaacctgcagctgctcagccaAG CTTCTTTTGGAAATGTCTCCTAG